TCAAACTTAGATACTAATGACTCAACTAATGTTTCTTTTACCGAGGACACAAACTAcagaaataattatgatattgggTTTTATACTAACCATGTATTATCGAATGAAgaaatcttaattattatgacaaaaCTTTGGATGCCAAATATATCCTACAAATTTCcacaaaaactatatacagTTCAAAATAAaccgaaatatataaaattccaGTATTCATGGCTATTAAGATTCCCTTGGTTGGTATATTCGATAAAAGAAAATGGTGCATTTTGTCGAATTTGTGTAGCTTTTTCTAAATCTAATGAAAATAACGGACAAAACTTGGgtgcataattaaaaaaaaaaatatgataattggaGAAATGCAATAGTTGATTTCAGTAAACATTCTAACAAGAGTTATCATAAAACATGTGTGTTAAGTTCAGATcattttattgatgttataAAACATCCTGGAAAGTCTATAAcgtgcaaaataaaaactagaagAGCTGAACAGATtagaaaaaatcgaaaaaacatATCTCCAATAATTGAAACGgtaattttatgttgtaaacaaaatattccgTTCAGAGGACATCGAGATTCTAAGAAACTTATTGTTGAACAAGAAAATGACAAGCTTATCCAAAACCAGGGAAATTTTagggaaatattaaaatatagagcCCAAGGAGATGaccatttaaaatcatttttggaaGCCGAaggaacaataaaatatacaaatgtaaCACATCAAATAGAAATCATTGAATCctgcaataaaattattttaaataaaattgtaactaaCATAAATTCTCAAAGATGTTTTACAATACTTGCTGATGAAACAGCCGACATTGGTGGAATCGAACAAGTATCTTTATGTGCACGCTATTTAGATgatgaaaatatgattatcaAGGAAGAATTTCTTCAGTTTGTGCCTACTACAGATACTATTGGAAAAGGTTTAgccgatattattatacaaaatttacatTCATTTGGTATAGAAACAAAATACCTAAGAGGGCAGGGTTACGATGGATGTGCATCTATGTCAGGTCAATTTAACGGAGTTCAAGCTATTATTCACCAAACTCACCCACTTGTGACGTATGCTGCTCATGTCTTAAATTTTGCTGTTCTTATTCATATTCTATACAAGAAACACGAAATTGTTTAGGAACAATATCTAAAGTTCGAGGTTTCTTCATATTCCCGAAGCGAAAAGATGTGTTCAAAAATGAAATCGAAGAAAGTCAAGAATGTATAacgaaaaaaacattgaaacgATTATGTGCGACTAGATGGGTTGAACGTTTCCATGCTGTCAATGATTTTCTTGATCTTTTCGAGTACGTAattgaatcattatttataatttcgaaATGGAATGACACTGAAACATCACAAGCCAGCAATACTGAAaggagattttattatttgcttaCTTATTGTGAATAAAGTATTTAGTTACGGACTACCTCTTTTAAAACAACttcaaagaataaatattgatcTAGGTGAAGCTATGGATCTCGCGGAAGATACAATAAAAGAACTTCAAATTATAAGATCGAATGCTGAgtcatacaattttgaaaatacatttacctTAGAAAATAAACTAGATATACATATTTCCATACTACGTATTACAGAAAGACAAACGAAAAGAGTAAATATTGAGACAAATTCGCCAGAATCTTATTTTCGAGtagctttttttatttctttcttagatacatttatacatcaaCTAAATAAAAGGTTTGtgaatcaaaaaatgttattattggaCTTCAAATCATTAATTTCAACAGACAAAAATGAAGCTAACTTCTTACGCCTGGCACAAAAGTACAAGATTGACTTAAATGATTGTGAAGAATCTTTGTTATTGGCCAAGTACAAACTATGGCAAAGGCGTTTAGAAAATATTGGATTATCAAATCTACCAAAAAATGCCATGGAAGCAATAGTTTTATGCAATAGATAAGTTTatccaaatgtatttaaactcCTACAGATTTTTGCAACTTTACCAGTATCAACTGCATCTAGTGAGAGGTCATTTTCAAACTTGAAAAGAATAAAGACGTACTTGCGAAACACAATGTCACAAGTAAACCaacattgataaatttattatttttaatattataagtttttaagtcttttgtttttaatataagggTGGTTAAATAGTTTAGCTATGCTAGCTATCCACAGATAAGTTGGAATTGATGTCAATGAAGTGATCAACCAACTAAGTTTAAAGAAGAGGcgcttagattttttattatagatttacttgagtttaaaaactgttaattttaaaatactgttaatataggtaataatataagaaggtaatttttaaaataaatattagtaatcagtattaagtaataacctacaacttgtatattataccatttacatgagtttcaaatataaaacttcTTATCAATTCCTTACATAATACtttgtaaaaagtaaattcaatatttttttatatcaataaataattctaaaaatgttgtttgtgAGGTTCAATAAATGTTGGACACCCCCCGAAAAATCATCCAAAATACGCCACTGGTTGttttgtataacataaaagtGTTTCTAGACGGCATTTCACAAAACAGTACAATGTTCGTGtacatgatttatatattataaaaatacttataggtaTGAGTATTTCAAGTTGTACGTTGCTTTGAGaaacgttatattaaatatacaactaataagaataattaagcTTTATTGCACACGAATTATACGAATCTAATCATTAAAACTCAACTAAACGGAAAATTTGTCGCAGCCTAGAAATGGTTTAAGTGCTCGAGATTCGGCATTAGTCTTCAATTCAAACTGTAGTCGATAGGATAAGTCGTTAGGATCCCATGATAGGATAAGCAGGTTTGTCGAACCCTGGTGTTGCCTATGGCGCATCCAACGGCGGCGCTTTGATTAGCATGGCCGCCCGTTTCCTTcttattttttgcattttttttcaagtaattttttgattttttgattttattttaattaaattcatataaagtGTTTGTAGTACTACATCGCGTAAGggagaacattttttttagatgtcaGTTTCGAAtcacattattcattaattgacGATGTACAATACTctgtttacattatttttttttaaaaaacgtgtCTTCGACCAGTTCGACCATGGGTCGTGTTAAAGAGTACTAGAGCGTTTCTATCGCACTGTATTGTATTCGTTAACGATAACATCaacaaaaaactttaaatatgtttaaaaatgttttattagcaAATTAATGTTTGTCCTACTTCATGATTTGTATGTCATTGGCATAATGgcatgtaaaaatgtataaggtaTACATGATGAATCGCCAAACAAAAGTccggtttatttatttataagttaatattataataggttacaatatattttacacaatattattcttatacatGTGTAACGATtgtcacatattatttataaacataataatatgcaactgtaggtacatattatatattatacagtatacataggtacatatatatatatatatatatatatatataatatatatatatatatatatatatatataatatatatataatatatatgtatcttaaaccaaaacatgtaaaatatattatgctgaaTATACATTAAGCCTTTCGGTGCTGTCtcatatttaactattgtaaATCTACGGctaaatatgaatatgtaaGAGACAGACAGTTCTCCATGATTAACACCAGCGAACACGAACTCTGAGACTGCCCAACAGCTCGTAAACGTTTTTAGTAAGTAAGAATAaacttgatatatttataagtatttggaTCAATccacatttatttgtatccTGAGTACCATTAATTATACTCCCGAGCTACGGACGAGTGTGAAGTTGGGTGACTAAAACTAGGTGACTATTTTTCGGTCGATTAGTGATAAGAAACCCCGTATACTGGGTTGCTTTAAAGTGTATAACGGGCGCAAAACGTTTCCAACCTTCTTCTTACGTCCGCCAACCACAAGATAGCGCaatgataatgattttagAGTTAAAAGCACTTTTCCATCACAATATGGTAAACAGGCTGAAGTCGCCAGGTGACTGTTTTCTGTAGTACGCGTGACGGGCGTCCGTCCgcggttttaaatttttttcgtcgTTTTCCCGTCGGAGTTGCACGATTTAACCTACATATTCGAAAGCTTTGGTTTTGTTCATGGTTTTGTAATTACTTTgttgtacttattaatattagccACCATAGTTTGACGGcttccaaaaattattaataatgatttatttcaagtgcaattataattgaaatatacttaCACTTTACGAGAAGTCCATTGGATTATCGTCTATCTTATGTTTAGTTGTATTGGACTGTTCATgtgagaattatattttaactatttttgtttattatgtttgttgatgtttgatattttttcatattatttcttgagtgtttgattaatttttaatgcatttttgttGCTATTGAAttctttgaatttaattttcagcTTAGCAGGTTTTCGTGGTCGTTATCGCAACGACCGTGACTGCTTATCTAAGTTCGCGAGAGCGAGACCCGCGACCGGTCCAGTCATGGGGTCGGTTGGCAGTCTAGTTTGATCTACGGTCGCCGAACGTAATTAatgtactattaattattgtaaattgttataataaagtgCCGTCATATACCAGAAAACGCGTCATGTTTGATATACCCTCGTCGAGACACCTACATTGGCGCAGTCGGTAGGGTAGTAAGGTAAgtgctaattttaataaaattaattttacataaaattaaagtaaattaacacACATCGGGTTAAAAGAACTTACGTAGGTGTCCAGATCATACTGGTTCCTAATTAGTTattcgtattaatattattaaatagaatataagtacttatttaacGTAAGGTGTTAAATTTTGGTAGAAGTTGCGTAATTTAGTGTCATTCCTACAGTgctaaattagatttttgcTATTTATAGGTTGGAAAGTAAGTAACTTTACCACCGTTCATCCGATTTACGTTAATCTCGTATCAATcgtaatttaattaggtaGATAATAGCAAGTAAATTTAATCACCACAATGGCTAGCAAATGTATTGTTGAGTTAAATATTGTCGATATTAACCGGGAATTATCGAAACCTGGTATTGAGACCGGGGGGTCCAAGGCCGATAAACTCCTAGTGTTGGCTCGCCTTCAGCaatctacaatattaatagataaatgtTTTAGCGGCTTAATGGATAGGCAACACAAGGTGCTGCTATCCGTGTAAGAACTATATTATTGACAACACTTGTGAgttgataacaatttattctttattgttacataatatgaattattgacAAACTGTATAGGTAgcatataaatgataatttaactacagcataatattttcatttacattcttatattaatagtataattatagttataataaataggccCGTcgacctataataaatacacaaaactCACTGGTGATAAGTTAAGTAGCGGATTTTATCCCACGCGACAGTGCCAGggacgtaaaataataactataaggtAATACAACCCGCACACATGTGACTAATAGAACTTATCACAACACAGACAACGTAGAACCAAACACAAAACAAGATGCCTGCAGTTGCATAAAATGTGACAACGGAAAAAACGAGTAGATGACAATAACACAACGACTGAGCAATACAACCTATAAAgaggaaataatttaatatgagaaACCAACTGTCGTGTGAATGATATTTACTAGAGATTTAatgataaagaaataaaacgtGGTTCTTAACAGGAACAACACAAGACGATAACCATTTGAATTGACGAGAACATGACAGCGCAAAGTCAGAAAACGAACATAACGGCAAAAACGGTGATTTTACGACGGAGATTTAAAACACGAAGAATGCCAGTATCGCCAAcactataataagaaaatgaaCGACATTATGTGACAATACcactgaataataaaatttatcacaCATACACTGGGTGGTCAGCACACTAAAAACTGTCACCATCGTCGACCGCGCTGCAACGATGtttgataagaaaaaatatgataatattaacaacaataaaaacaataaaacaataaaaatatagaattgcCATTTCGGCTCTAACACCTAGCATTAGAGGAGTATATTAGGTTTAAGGAAAACATGAATCCAAGTTCAGTAAGGTTTGGGGTAACTGACGAGACGTCAGCCCAGGTACTGGAAGAAAAAGCATCGGAGACTCAAGATGAGGAGGATGAGGTCAACTCtgaaaaaagtttgataaGTCAGTTCATGGAGCAGATGTTAGATAGGCTGGAGGGGTTGGAAACAACGGTCGACAAGCAGCAAATAGCAATCGCTACTCTCAGCGAGAGCGTGGAACGCTTGGAGCGGGAGTTAGCCGAAGAAAAGCTTAGGTCGACCGAAAGGGTGGCGCAAGCAAGTTGTGCATGCCGTTGGATTTCCACCAAACCCTCCTCCAGCATTTTGTAtggagaaaattaaaattgcccGGGCAGAAATCAAAATCTTCCGGTCAAAATTCAAGGTGTGAGTTTTGAGAGCCGTTGGGCGAACATACGGAGCAGATTGGCCGGGGAAAACCCGAGAAATCGGGATGTATCCGGAGTTTCCGGTAACCGGTCCGGAGTGTCCGGTGTCTTCGGTGATTTGTCTGGGGTGTCCGGTGAAATGTTCGGGAGAAGTGATGGGGAAGCGTTACGGAGTAATCTTTCCGGTGGAAAACGTGTTCACTTTGCGGATAGGTCATTCCTCAAAACGAGTTGAATATGGCCCGTGCGTCGATACCAGAGTTTGCTGGCAAGAGGGAGGAAGACCCGGTGCGGTTTTTGCTCCAGGCCGAAGCAATACTTGAATGAACTGATATCAACATAGCTCGATGGGTGACCGTGTTGGCCCCTCAGATAAAGGCACAGGCAGGTACATGGTGGGGAACCGTGAGGGCGTTAGACTTATGGCAAGAGTTCAAGTTTGAGCTTTTGGAAAAGTTTAACAGGGACGAATTACAGTCGAGCCTACAATCGAAACTGTTAAGTACCGCTCAAATCAAAGCCGAAACACTGGGAGGGTATGTCCTTCACAGGTACCAGTTGTATCGGAAGTTAAATCTTGGTCTGACTGAAGAAGCGGTAGTGAAGACAGTAGTTGGGCTCATACGTGATGAATTTAGAATTCATGCACGTATTGAACGGCTGAAATCGTTCAGTGAACAACGTGCGCTTTCACACATTTTAGATGGTAGTAAAGCCGTAGTATCGAATAAGGCGAGAGAGAGAACCAGCGGAccaccaaaattaaaatggcgGGATAGAAGAAAAGCTGATCATGCTAGCAAATCCCAGGTTCCTAATCCGTGTGAACGACTATCTTCGGGTGCAGGATGCAGAGTATGTGGTAGTCAAGACCACTGGCAAGCTGCATGTCCGAAAAGAAAGTCGGAGTCGGGAAACGCCAGAACGACCGGCGGGACCGCCGAGTCCCGGCCGGCCAGGAAGTAACCGGGGGGAAAGTCACGAGTCGTCCGAAGAGTGGTTAGCAACGAAGTTCAACTCGGTCAGTGAGTAACGTTTCGGTACAGAAACCACAAATTACAAGAACTGACCCGATGAAATGGAACTTCGGAGCATTATGGACCGGAGACTCGGGAAAGGACCCGAAAAAATCGGACCAAAAGGGTTCTAAACCGGTGAAATCCGGTAAGAACAGGATTCCTTCAGAGAAAAACTTTATCACCCGAAGATGACCTCCGGAGTGAGGATTTGTCCGGTGAAAACCATTGAGCCTCCGGAGAAACACCGGAGAAATCTTCGAAATCACAACCCATTGAAAACGACTTTCCGGTAAAGGAACCACAGTTTGTGACAATAGACCGGGTAAATGGTTCGGTGATTGAAACGGGTTCCGACCAGCTGGACAACAGGTCGAGAAAATCATTAAGGATTGAAAATGTTTCGGACAAATGTGAAGATATCACCGAGGTGAGTTATCCTTCCAATAAAATGTGATGCGGAACAAGAAAAGTTAACACAGCAGTTGCTAATTTGTCCGGTCACATCCGAAGATTTTCCCGAAGAAATACTTCCTTATCCACGGAAAATTTTCAAAAGGAGAGACTCAGATACGGACTCAAAGTTTGAGTTGCGGCAACGCTTTTCGGATCTGCGGACTAAAGCGTTTGAGTATCCAGCCATTGCAACGGTGTCAACGGAGAAAACTAGGGTATCGGATATTGTGGTACCGGCCATAGAACTTGAGTTTGCATTTGGGGCAGTAGTAGCGCTATTGGACGCGCAAGCGGCGAGGACTTATGTCAAACCGTGGTTGGCAAAGAAGTTTGGCCGAAGTTTTACCTAAGAACCGGAGATTGTCCGGATGGCGGACGGTTGGACCCGAGGAATTACGGAGTTTTCCGAATTTCGGACCCGGATAGTGGATCTGGAGGTAAGCTTCAGGGCAGCAGTGTTAGAGGACCTCATTGGAGATTTCTTCCTGAGCCATGATTTCCTCGTGGAGCAACAAGTCGCTTGGGACTATAATGGTTACATAATTCACCTGGGGAAAGAAAGACGTGTTTCCATAAGTTGAAGAAATCCAGTACCTCCGGTCACCGTAGGAGTGGACTTAACGACCGCAGATATACCCGAAGGATCAAAAAAGTCCCATGCCAATATCCGAAGGTTTTCTCCAGAGAGGCAGTCAGAACTCGGGTGATAGAGCACCAGATCCGCCTCAAGGATCCAAATCTGGTGGCTCTAAACGCTTACGGGTACTCCCAAGAAAAGAACGGGATGATTGCCGAGATGGTGCGATACATGAAAGAACAAGGTTTTGTGGAACTTAGTGTATCCCTATGGGCTGCGCTAGTAGTACTCGTGAAGAAAAAGGATGGTTCACGCAGATTTTGTGTAGACTATCGCCGTCTGAACATGCAGACGGAGTCAGACGCTCACCCGATGCCGGACCTCCATGACATGGTCCGAGGAATGGGTGGAGCGAAGATTTACAGCACCATGGATTTGAAATCAGGATATTGGCAAGTGGGT
The Aphis gossypii isolate Hap1 unplaced genomic scaffold, ASM2018417v2 Contig00404, whole genome shotgun sequence genome window above contains:
- the LOC126554030 gene encoding zinc finger MYM-type protein 1-like, which encodes GHRDSKKLIVEQENDKLIQNQGNFREILKYRAQGDDHLKSFLEAEGTIKYTNVTHQIEIIESCNKIILNKIVTNINSQRCFTILADETADIGGIEQVSLCARYLDDENMIIKEEFLQFVPTTDTIGKGLADIIIQNLHSFGIETKYLRGQGYDGCASMSGQFNGVQAIIHQTHPLVTYAAHVLNFAVLIHILYKKHEIV